One genomic window of Misgurnus anguillicaudatus chromosome 12, ASM2758022v2, whole genome shotgun sequence includes the following:
- the LOC129446722 gene encoding uncharacterized protein isoform X1, whose product MGAWVSVKNQTPYTWYFATQDSWNGYRRVNPGCTESYEEKRLIHRYIYIRYENHTWDSFKYEFNTHKGDTSFILRETYDCSQIQMHCTSEGGTHYCSNYGKIEEDEKQRQQEEERRRLERLEREQRIQQELESESESSRLKLSRATERLREKQSFRGLEQHHERLQVLHQQIEDDAAAIERDEVIDVQEKFKELLLKYQIKEDNEIQNYQIWDRIKTLQNELAVQYCTENNLPVWSPFTFDNAVGYNELSLTEMLTVLEASLQFILLKDAKDDGDQPLGWEKKYNFLLGLVEQLHATNATLAERILLNVLDMISEISPQGRDILGQMLFNRIWTPTEIMLFLCKSPAIKCDQLDSVLHTALTYHLDCILVLSALTYETPLMFLEQQMKSDKDKDADTIVKELREANCPEKVLVLLKDVLRYMESELPKYQLVDLTEEQINVLKKKISSLDLTNPDINTLKDVLIGMSIAVQDCSTIFTKDNTKIQGYFPRCTQLASLLLLLLTQLTGNKGCLLEIGTGEGKSSILAMFATILAIRGTKVDIVTSSPVLAQRDQEEWKKFFNMFGVTSSVVPPRFSSVCSPEEQEECLRHAYRQQIVYGTVGVFAADILKQEFEKRTVRDKRQFELVIVDEVDYMTLDNGVQVTFLSHESSGFRHVEQILSNIWAMISTCQPVEMLEAGEIKWATRIQYLHKAVTSAVMGLETSENFSANEILLPGVTLGFYTQEDVEMIHQAESKKENEDDLNQDPMSNAISEIMKKLGVLEQYDLLTIFEEVLENSVVFKCYSLENNKAKRFDNREKQGELHVEVLLLEGGLACEIMSEKSLIDATISTIKSSIRYSDNLETAEESNSFIVIPVFLRSYIESQLPVFVENAIRAIEMSHGREYMIDTSPAAERDVADSHDRHEYDAIIPVDFKASGVLEKNKKWGNGLQQFLEFKHQLAISPSSNVTNYMSNFHYFKRYLSGSGIFGVSGTLGGKADWDFLERHYKAKSYTVPAHRHKRVTELPVIQVKGGNHQWIQTICETSWKVADRGQVVLVICEDVKTADELHKKIQDGGRLKPEQITLYTISEKHNIEREKFCGGRIIIATNLGGRGTDIKVDESVNKCGGLFVLLTHFPPNRRVEKQIFGRTSRKGNPGMVQMVVNCDHLAPAYQGQSVEIMRQLREDYETKRIHDMESDELVEINLKENLFSTFCKLLQDFDGHYTHREKLNPMQMQLSDIPECFTHYQSKFDYQPAVNALKESWALWLTLHEDHINRHDDFKELEADLIKTINKTSEKLLRGECDNFYDHVRQAIVRTDLHCRNKNSNDNGAKSYWQKVVDFDPHYKAVALYNQAYITINLGKGNYKADAMKLLEDAKTSIDVYVSEVSNTMVSCNLSVTGNKDQNSNNNNNFQSQMEARMNIFKSWMSYIDNAWNKLKELEKNNDDAITEDCSVYMLSEEKNFIVNNELRSLYDYGLGVVFEVKKKPKFCIDALICFILGVVQVLAGVLVWALTFGAASQIGMGLISEGVSDMISGIEGMIKGTFDWVSWAISKSISIGLALLTAGFSVIKKAVTAVCKATKSILNGTKSFSTVASEFIKSGKAVFASVKETAKSSLSALSKESIKTAMKSMSSSAVLKQNFKVAAKFAVKEIGKQTVITAMNYAIDEALKKVFKDILQTSFEDLVTSSVKQNSKLDQTLEEFISSGIPKAALKKENYKIDRNYEKELKKSVGVLCEKIIPELILDCTTAREVISRLLDVCEAATDLMNKAKLSGVLESATLVLKVAEYSVNLTQMLGAVPTKEIIDQKFVPELLESIGELQKELEKYDQDGRHNLPDVQRLKTELMQVISQKVSEQFISSCSEHMTTLMTSTFKSQLKNAAGEAVDRVMSRNKTRRFFNDQREKHNKKSTSHKEEKGLSGVDQTKLYTKYTEDICKTDQPATPLDMYVLTKSNLLSGKGIQLTVVDGNGKQLTEERYPGTTKSAGDIKLRLTKSAEAADPSQASAKLYSGHFGIIQDDGIIISVKSDHQNALYQAVVQATGSTAEDPEKEALVLREKVKNEIQTNFELYTPMLALQMGYDFTHENPRKYNITGGKKETDTSLQEYLQSVKFIKSEECILIKMYHLGFVGEYTSVQNARKSSKNATGTFTTSHIPPKDSFRLAQMSIENSANDFKNKSPELYKLISSIKTDSNGQNLVAMEVLGQDHRRALTTGPSNRSQMARKLLSDTLISGDVELLLKRCMILHHPFTSEKLKNALGEIILSQCQILSDDGIRGYYKAGYRNLVSEYSRMGILDQNQRERLDEWVTQDQHEDVNTAEYRKLLEALK is encoded by the exons TATAGACGCGTCAATCCTGGCTGCACAGAATCGTATGAGGAGAAGAGGCTCATCCATCGTTATATTTACATCAGATATGAAAATCACACCTGGGATAGTTTTAAGTATGAGTTTAACACTCATAAAGGCGATACCTCTTTCATCTTAAGGGAAACCTATGACTGTTCGCAGATTCAGATGCACTGCACCTCTGAGGGTGGCACTCATTACTGCAGCAACTACG gaaaaatagaAGAAGATGAAAAACAGAGACAGCAAGAGGAGGAAAGACGACGTCTGGAACGTTTAGAGCGTGAGCAAAGGATTCAACAGGAGCTGGAGAGTGAAAGTGAATCGTCAAGACTCAAGCTTTCTCGAGCAACCGAGCGGCTTCGTGAAAAGCAGAGCTTCAGAGGTCTCGAGCAGCATCACGAACGCTTACAGGTGCTTCATCAGCAAATTGAAGATGATGCTGCAGCGATCGAGAGGGACGAG gtTATTGATGTGCAAGAAAAATTCAAAGAGCTTTTGTTAAAGTACCAGATCAAAGAAGACAATGAAATACAAAACTACCAGATTTGGGACAGGATTAAGACGCTCCAGAATGAACTTGCCGTTCAATATTGTACAGAAAACAACCTTCCAGTATGGTCTCCGTTTACCTTTGATAATGCTGTTGGATATAATGAACTGTCTCTTACTGAGATGCTCACAGTTCTTGAGGCATCTCTTCAGTTCATTCTGCTAAAAGATGCTAAAGATGATGGAGATCAGCCACTTGGCTGGGAGAAGAAGTACAACTTTCTCTTGGGTTTGGTGGAGCAGCTTCATGCCACAAATGCAACTTTGGCAGAACGTATTTTACTAAATGTACTTGACATGATTTCAGAGATTTCACCACAAGGTAGAGATATTTTGGGTCAGATGTTGTTCAACAGAATCTGGACGCCAACAGAAATAATGCTCTTTCTTTGCAAAAGTCCGGCTATCAAATGTGATCAACTTGATTCAGTTCTTCACACAGCACTAACCTATCACCTGGATTGCATTCTTGTTCTCTCTGCCCTTACGTATGAAACCCCTTTAATGTTTCTTGAGCAACAAATGAAAAGCGACAAGGATAAAGATGCTGATACCATTGTGAAAGAACTTCGTGAAGCGAACTGCCCAGAGAAAGTTTTGGTGCTGTTAAAGGATGTGCTTAGATACATGGAGTCAGAACTCCCAAAATATCAACTGGTGGACCTCACAGAGGAGCAAATCAACGTTTTGAAAAAGAAAATATCATCTCTTGATCTTACAAACCCAGATATAAACACTCTAAAAGATGTATTGATTGGAATGTCAATAGCAGTGCAAGACTGCTCAACAATCTTCACAAAAGACAACACAAAAATTCAAGGCTATTTTCCGAGATGTACACAACTAGCATCGTTGCTTTTGCTCCTTCTGACACAGCTGACAGGAAATAAAGGATGTCTTCTGGAGATTGGCACAGGTGAGGGCAAGTCCTCTATTTTAGCCATGTTTGCAACAATTCTGGCCATTCGTGGAACCAAAGTGGACATTGTAACAAGCTCTCCGGTTCTTGCCCAACGCGACCAAGAAGAGTGGAAAAAGTTTTTCAATATGTTTGGTGTCACTTCATCTGTAGTACCTCCACGTTTCTCAAGTGTCTGTTCACCAGAGGAACAGGAGGAATGTCTGAGACATGCTTACAGACAGCAAATAGTATATGGCACAGTTGGAGTCTTTGCAGCAGACATACTTAAACAAGAATTTGAGAAGAGGACTGTTCGCGATAAAAGGCAGTTTGAGCTTGTAATAGTGGATGAAGTGGACTACATGACTTTGGACAATGGAGTTCAAGTGACATTCTTGTCTCATGAATCTAGTGGATTTAGGCATGTGGAGCAAATCCTTTCCAACATATGGGCCATGATATCTACATGTCAACCAGTAGAAATGCTTGAAGCAGGGGAGATCAAATGGGCGACCAGGATACAGTACCTTCATAAAGCTGTAACGTCAGCCGTTATGGGACTGGAAACATCAGAAAACTTCTCAGCAAATGAGATCTTGTTGCCCGGAGTGACTTTGGGCTTCTACACCCAGGAGGATGTTGAAATGATACATCAAGCTGAgagcaaaaaagaaaatgaagaCGATTTGAATCAGGATCCAATGTCCAACGCTATTTCTGAGATCATGAAAAAACTTGGAGTTTTAGAACAATATGATCTTCTGACTATATTTGAGGAGGTTTTGGAGAACAGTGTGGTGTTTAAGTGCTATTCTTTAGAAAACAACAAAGCCAAACGTTTTGACAATCGGGAAAAACAAGGTGAACTTCATGTGGAAGTGCTACTGCTGGAAGGAGGACTGGCATGCGAAATCATGTCTGAGAAATCACTCATTGATGCAACTATAAGCACAATAAAGTCATCTATCAGGTATTCTGATAACCTCGAAACAGCTGAAGAATCCAACAGCTTCATTGTCATCCCAGTTTTCTTGAGAAGCTACATTGAGAGTCAGTTACCAGTTTTTGTTGAAAATGCAATAAGGGCCATTGAGATGTCGCATGGCCGAGAATACATGATAGACACCTCACCGGCCGCTGAAAGAGACGTTGCTGACAGTCATGACCGACACGAGTATGATGCAATAATTCCAGTAGACTTCAAAGCAAGCGGCGTGCTGGAGAAAAACAAGAAGTGGGGTAACGGTCTGCAACAGTTTTTGGAGTTCAAGCACCAACTTGCGATTTCGCCGTCATCCAACGTGACAAACTACATGTCAAATTTCCATTATTTCAAAAGGTACCTCAGTGGAAGTGGTATATTTGGTGTCTCTGGTACATTAGGAGGTAAGGCAGATTGGGACTTTCTGGAAAGACATTACAAAGCAAAGAGCTACACTGTACCTGCACATCGCCACAAAAGGGTGACGGAGCTTCCGGTCATCCAGGTGAAAGGTGGGAATCACCAATGGATCCAGACTATTTGTGAAACTTCATGGAAAGTAGCAGATAGAGGACAAGTTGTCTTGGTAATTTGTGAAGATGTTAAAACAGCAGATGAACTGCACAAGAAAATACAAGACGGAGGCAGATTAAAGCCAGAACAGATTACTCTGTACACAATcagcgaaaagcacaacattgaAAGAGAGAAATTCTGTGGAGGCAGAATCATCATTGCTACAAATCTCGGTGGACGAGGAACAGACATTAAGGTTGATGAAAGTGTGAATAAGTGCGGTGGTCTCTTCGTTCTTCTTACTCACTTTCCACCCAACCGGAGAGTCGAGAAACAAATATTTGGTCGCACGTCGCGTAAAGGCAACCCCGGGATGGTTCAGATGGTTGTGAACTGCGATCATCTCGCACCAGCTTACCAAGGTCAGTCTGTGGAAATCATGCGCCAGCTGAGAGAGGATTATGAAACAAAACGAATCCACGACATGGAAAGTGATGAGCTGGTTGAAATAAACCTAAAGGAAAATCTGTTCTCCACATTTTGCAAATTACTGCAAGACTTCGATGGTCATTACACCCACAGAGAAAAACTGAACCCCATGCAAATGCAGCTCAGTGATATTCCTGAGTGTTTCACACATTATCAGTCTAAGTTTGACTATCAGCCTGCCGTCAATGCTTTGAAAGAGTCTTGGGCCTTGTGGTTGACCCTTCATGAGGATCACATCAACAGACATGATGACTTCAAAGAACTTGAAGCAGACCTTATCaagacaataaataaaacaagtgAAAAGCTGCTGCGAGGAGAATGCGATAACTTCTACGATCATGTCAGACAGGCGATTGTAAGAACTGATCTACATTGCCGAAACAAAAACAGCAACGATAATGGAGCAAAATCCTATTGGCAAAAAGTTGTGGACTTTGACCCGCACTACAAGGCTGTGGCACTCTATAACCAGGCGTACATCACCATCAATCTTGGTAAGGGGAACTATAAAGCAGATGCTATGAAACTGCTGGAAGATGCGAAAACATCCATTGATGTCTATGTCTCAGAAGTCTCAAACACAATGGTGTCTTGTAACCTATCAGTCACTGGTAACAAAGATCAGAactcaaacaacaacaacaactttcAGAGTCAAATGGAGGCCAGAATGAACATCTTTAAGTCTTGGATGTCTTACATTGATAATGCATGGAACAAACTGAAAGAGCTGGAGAAAAACAATGATGATGCCATTACAGAGGACTGTTCGGTTTACATGCTGTCTGAAGAAAAGAACTTCATAGTCAACAATGAACTGAGATCGCTGTACGACTATGGACTGGGAGTTGTTTTTGAGGTCAAAAAGAAACCCAAGTTCTGCATTGATGCTTTGATATGTTTCATACTCGGAGTGGTCCAGGTTCTCGCTGGAGTTCTTGTTTGGGCTTTGACATTTGGAGCAGCCAGTCAGATTGGAATGGGTCTGATTTCAGAAGGGGTGTCGGACATGATCAGTGGAATAGAAGGGATGATAAAAGGCACATTCGATTGGGTGTCTTGGGCAATATCTAAGAGTATCAGCATTGGGCTTGCTTTGTTAACGGCTGGCTTTAGCGTTATCAAGAAAGCAGTTACTGCTGTATGTAAAGCAACAAAAAGTATCCTCAATGGTACAAAGTCTTTCTCTACTGTTGCATCTGAATTCATCAAATCAGGAAAGGCAGTATTTGCCTCGGTAAAAGAAACTGCTAAGTCCAGTTTATCAGCCCTCAGTAAAGAATCTATTAAAACTGCGATGAAAAGCATGTCGTCTTCTGCCGTACTCAAACAGAACTTCAAAGTTGCTGCTAAATTTGCTGTTAAGGAAATCGGGAAACAGACTGTCATCACTGCCATGAACTACGCAATCGACGAGGCACTTAAGAAAGTCTTTAAGGATATTTTACAAACCAGCTTTGAAGATTTGGTCACTTCATCTGTGAAGCAGAACAGCAAACTGGATCAGACTCTTGAAGAGTTCATCAGCTCAGGCATTCCGAAAGCTGCCTTAAAAAAAGAGAATTATAAGATTGACCGGAATTATGagaaagaattaaaaaaatctgtaggggtGCTGTGCGAAAAGATAATTCCTGAGCTCATACTGGACTGTACCACTGCACGGGAGGTTATCAGCAGACTCTTGGATGTGTGTGAAGCAGCAACAGACCTAATGAATAAAGCCAAACTGTCTGGTGTACTTGAATCAGCAACGCTAGTTCTGAAAGTGGCTGAGTACTCAGTAAATCTCACTCAAATGTTGGGAGCTGTACCAACAAAGGAGATCATAGACCAGAAATTTGTTCCCGAATTACTGGAGAGCATCGGTGAGCTTCAGAAAGAACTGGAAAAGTACGACCAAGATGGACGACACAATTTACCCGACGTACAACGGCTTAAAACAGAACTTATGCAGGTTATCTCTCAAAAGGTTTCTGAGCAATTCATCAGTTCCTGTTCTGAACACATGACCACTTTAATGACCAGCACATTTAAAAGTCAGTTAAAAAATGCAGCAGGAGAGGCAGTAGATCGTGTCATGAGCAGAAATAAAACTCGCCGTTTCTTCAATGACCAAAGGgaaaaacacaacaagaaaTCCACGAGCCACAAGGAAGAAAAGGGGCTGTCAGGTGTGGACCAAACAAAGCTGTATACAAAGTATACAGAAGATATTTGCAAAACCGATCAGCCCGCTACACCCCTCGATATGTACGTGCTTACAAAAAGTAACCTGCTGAGTGGAAAAGGAATTCAACTGACTGTCGTTGATGGAAATGGAAAACAGCTCACTGAGGAGCGTTACCCGGGAACCACCAAATCAGCGGGCGATATAAAACTGAGATTAACCAAATCTGCAGAAGCTGCAGATCCATCACA AGCCAGTGCAAAGCTGTACAGCGGTCATTTTGGTATTATACAGGACGACGGCATAATAATCAGCGTCAAATCGGATCATCAGAACGCTCTTTATCAAGCTGTAGTGCAAGCAACTGGCAGCACGGCTGAAGACCCAGAGAAGGAAGCTTTGGTATTACGTGAGAAAGTGAAAAATGAG ATCCAGACAAACTTTGAATTGTACACACCCATGCTTGCGCTTCAGATGGGATACGACTTTACTCACGAAAACCCCAGAAAATACAACATAACTGGAGGAAAAAAGGAGACAGACACCTCACTGCAGGAATACTTGCAGAGCGTTAAATTTATCAAAAGTGAAGAATGTATCCTCATCAAAATGTACCATTTGGGATTCGTTGGTGAATATACAAG TGTTCAAAATGCTCGAAAGTCCAGTAAGAACGCTACTGGGACATTTACCACGAGCCATATACCACCGAAGGACTCCTTCAGACTAGCTCAGATGTCCATAGAAAACTCAgcaaatgattttaaaaataaaagcccAGAGCTTTATAAACTTATCAGCAGCATAAAAACGGACAGTAATGGACAAAACCTGGTTGCCATGGAGGTTCTAGGACAAGATCACAGACGAGCTTTAACCACAGGCCCGAGCAACCGGTCACAGATGGCTAG GAAACTTCTATCAGACACTTTGATTAGTGGAGATGTGGAGCTTCTGCTAAAACGCTGCATGATTCTGCATCATCCGTTTACTTCAGAAAAGCTCAAAAACGCTTTAG GTGAAATCATTCTGTCCCAGTGTCAAATTTTGTCGGATGATGGTATCCGAGGCTACTACAAAGCAGGGTACAGAAACCTGGTGTCCGAGTACAGCCGCATGGGAATCCTGGATCAGAACCAGCGTGAGCGTCTGGATGAGTGGGTGACTCAGGATCAACACGAGGATGTAAACACTGCGGAGTACAGAAAGCTTCTGGAAGCATTAAAGTGA